The Catenulispora sp. MAP5-51 nucleotide sequence GTGGGCCTCGGCTGACATCGCCGGCAACAAGTCGGTGTGGACGATCGACCCCACCACCGGCGCCATCGCCGAGCAGTTCACCCAGGACGTGCAGCCCAACGACGAAGTCGAGGGCCTGGTGGCGCTCGACCTCGGGACCGGCGGCGGGCAGCTGCACATTCTGAACGTCGGATCCGGATGGAAGTCGATCTTCTTGTACTTCCAGCACTACGCGCTGAACTGACGCCTGTGAAGCCATGGCGGCGGGGTGGGTCCAGTACCCTGAGCCCCGCCGCCGTGTACGGGATTCAGGCCTTGGGGGAAACGTGACTGCATTCGGCCGGCGCCCTCGATCCAGGAGCCCATCACCGGCGGCGCCATGGAGATCTCCGGCCAGTTCACCCAGTCCACGGCACAAAGCCTGGCCGCGGTCCTGCAGAGCGGCGCGCTGCCGGTGGAACTGGTCGCCACGGAGGTCGGCACCGGCAGCTAGAGCGAGCCGACAGCCCGATACCCGTTGGCCTCGGACGCGGCCTGCGCTTGACTCGAACCATGACCGAATCAGACATCTGGTTTCAGGACCCGTACGCCGCCTTCGCCAAGGAACGCCGCAGCGCGGGCCCGGCCTTCGTGCCAGCGCTCGGGGCGTGGGTGGTGGCGCGGCACGATGACGTGCTCGACGTCCTGCGGCGCGCCGACGAGTTCTCCTCGGCGAACACCCTGCCGCGCGACGAGATGCTGCCGGACGTGGTGCGGGCTGAACTCGCCGACAGCATCGGTGGGCGGCCGGTCGTGGTGAACTCCGACGGCGCCGCGCACCGTCGCTATCGCGCGCCGCTGCTCGCCGGGCTCACTCCGGCGCGCGTCGAGCGGGTTGTGCCGTTCGTCCAGGAGCGTGCGGCGGCGCTGGTCGACGGGTTCGCCGGCGACGGCCGGGTCGAATTCGTCGGCGGCTATACGTCGATCCTCGCCAGTGAGACGATCGGCCGGCTGATCGGACTGGCGCCGGATGAGGTCGCCCAGGCGGTGTACGGCACGTCGCAGGCCCTGGTCATGTACTTCTTCCCGGTCGGCGACGAACACAAGGCCGCTGCCGCGCGCACGTTCGGCGAGATGCGGGCGATGATCGACGAGCACGTCCGCGCCCGGCGGGCCGAGCCGCGCGAGGACTTGTGCAGCGCGCTGATCGCGGCCCTGGCCCCGGACGGCGGCGAGCTCACGCTCGATCAGCGGCACGAGGTCGCCTCGAACGTCCTGAACCTGTTCATCGCCGGTTTCATCACCGCCACCCCGCTGCTGGGCACGATGGTTCTCAACCTGCTGCGCCACCGGGAGCAGTGGGAGCTGTTGTGCGCGAAGCCCGAGCTGATCCCGGCGGCCGTCGAGGAGGCCATGCGGTACGACACCTCGATGCAGAGCGTCCGGCGGATCACCACCGCCCCGGCGACGCTGGCCGGCGTCGAGATCCCCGCCGGTTCCACGCTGCTGGTCGCGCTCGCCTCGGCGAACCGGGACCCGGGGGTCCACGACCGGGCCGACACCTTCGACATCACCAGGCCCGCGGGCGCGGGAGCAGCGGCCGGGCACCTTTCCTTCGGCCACGGCCCGCACGCCTGCGTCGGCGCGCAGCTGTTCCGCGAGGAAGCGCGCGCGACGCTGCGGGTCCTCACCGAGCGCCTGCCGAACCTGCGGCTCGCGCCGCAGGAGGAGGGGACGATGGGCCGCAGCGCCGTGCCGCGCGACGGCTCGCTCCAGGAGCTGAACCTGGTCTGGTGAACCTGGTCTGGTGAACTGGTCTGGTGAGTGCTGCCGCGGAGCTACAGCCCGAGCGACTTGGCCACCACCGTCTTCATCACCTCGCTGGTCCCGCCGTAGATCCGGAACACGCGGTTGTCGGTGTAGAGCTTGGCGATCGGGAACTCCAGCATGTAGCCGTAGCCGCCGTGCAGCTGCAGACAGCGGTCGATGACCCGGCTCGCCATCTCCGTCGTGAACAGCTTCACCGCGGCGCCGTCGGCGACGGTCAGGTCCCCGGCCTCGTACAGGTCCATCGCGCGGTCGATCATGGTCTGGCCGGCGGTCACCTCGGAGGAGCACTCGGCGAGCACGAACTTCGTGTTCTGGAACGAGGCGACCGGCGTGCCGAAGACGTCGCGCTCCTTGGTGTAGCCGATCGCGAAATGGATCGCGGCGTCGGCGGCGGCGACCGCCGAGACCGCGATGCCCAGGCGCTCGGGGATCAGGTTGTGCGTCAGGTAGGAGAACGCCTTGCCCTCCTCGCCGAGCAGGTCCTGCACCGGCACCTGCACGTCGGTGAAGGACAGCTCGGCGGTGTCGGAGGTGCGCAGGCCGATCTTCTCCAGCTTGCGGCCGACCGCGTAGCCCGGGGACTTGGTGTCCACGACCAGGATCGACAGGCCCGCGCGGCGGTCGTCCGGGTCGTGCGGCGCGGTGCGCGCCACCACCAGGACCCGGTCGGCCAGCACGCCGCCGGTGATGAAGGTCTTGGCGCCGTTGAGGACGTAGTGCGTCCCGTCCTCGGACAGCTTCGCCGTGGTCTTGATGCCGGCCAGGTCGCTGCCGGTGCCCGGCTCAGTCATGGCGATCGCTGTCATCATCGCCCCGGAGACGAAGTCCGGCAGCCAGCGCTGCTTCTGCTCCTTGTTCGCGAACTCCATCAGGTACGGCAGCACCAGCCCGGTGTGCACCGAGGACCCGCCGAAGCCCACCCCGGCGCGCATCAGCTCCTCGGTGGTGACGGCCTGGTACTTGAAGCCGTTGGCCTCGCCGGCGCCGCCGTACTCCTCGGGCACCTCGATGCCGAAGATGCCCAGCTCGCCGAGCCGGTAGTAGAACTCGCGCGGGGGATGCCCCTGCTTCTCCCATTCGGGGTAGACCGGGACGACCTCCTCGGCGATGAAGTCCCTGATCATCTCGCGGAAGGCCTCGTGGTCTTCGGTGTAGACGGAACGGCGCACGATGCGGGTCTCCTTGTGGATTGAGTGGCGGCTCCCTTCAGCTTCGCGGTCGGGATGCCGCAGGGCTAGTCGGAACTGCCGGCCGGCTGTCCGGTTGCCGCCGATTACTCGCCGACGTATATTTGGCAGCGAGTATTTCCGAGTGATCGCGAGCCATCGCGACGAGCCGCTCGAAACGAGGACGCCGTGGCCGGCAAACGCAAGGTCGACAACCTGCTCGCGCTCGCCGTGCTGGCCACGGTCGTCCAGCGGCCCATGCACCGCTACGAGATCGCCTCGCTGATCCGCGCCCACGGCAAGGACCAGCAGCTGGACGTGAAGTGGGGCTCGCTCTACACGGTCGTGGAGAACCTCGCCAAGCACGGGTTCCTGGAAGTCGTCGGGACCAGCCGGCAGGGGGCGCGGCCGGAGCGGACCGTGTACCGGATCACCGAGGCCGGCCGGCGGGAGCTGGAGGACTGGACCCGCGAGCTGATCGGCACGCCCGCCCCGGAGCACACCCGCTTCGCCGCCGGGCTGTCGGTGCAGATGGTCCTGCCGCCGGAAGAGGTGATCGAGTTGCTGGGCAACCGGCTCGCAGCGTTGGAGGAGGGGATCGGCGCGCGCCAGAACGCGCTGGCCAAGACGCTGGAGACGGTGCCGAGGCTGTTCCTCGTCGAGGACGAGTACGCGCTGGCGATGGTGCGGGCCGAGGCGGCCTGGGTGCGCGGGATGCTGGCGGAGCTGACCTCCGGCACGTTCCCGGACCTGGACGCCTGGCACGGCTACCACGAAGGCGCCGGGCTGCCTCAGGAAATGCTCGACCTGCACGAAAGAGGTGTGAGCCAGGACTGACCGCCAGCACCCACAACAGCACCCACAAAAGCACCCATAGCCCCGGCGGCGATGCGCCAACACCGCCGCCGGGACCTGCTCTCGAACCGACGTCCGCGCGAACGGACCCCGGCCACGAGGTGCCGACCCCAGGATATCGGGGGGCCTTCCGGGCGTGACGTCGGCGCCGCGACTCGCGGCGCATCATCACGCACTGCGGAGGAAGAACCATGTCGACTGGACGCGACACCCGAAAAGTCCGCACCGCCCTGGTCATCGGCGGCGGCATCGCCGGACCGGTGACGGCCGCGGCGCTGCACAAGGCCGGCATCCAGGCCACCGTTCACGAGGCGTACCCCGAGCTCGGCGAGGGCATCGGCGGCGGCCTCGCCCTGGCCCCCAACGGCATGGCCGCCCTGGACCTCATCGGCGCCGCCGACGCCGTCCGGGCCATGTCCACCCCGGTCTCCGGCACCCGCATGGCGATCGACGGCAAGCTCAACCCGCTGCCGGCGCTGTCCGGCGTCGAACCGCTTCAGATCGTCGGCCGCGCCGACCTGCACCGGGTGCTGCGCGACCGCGCGGCCGAGGCCGGCGTCCGGTTCGAGTACGGCAAGCGCCTGACCGGGGCCACCGAGACCGCCGACGGCGTCCGGGCCGACTTCGCCGACGGCACCACCGCCACCGCCGACGTCCTGATCGGCGCCGACGGGGTCCGCTCGACGGTCAGAACCCTGATAGACCCGGCCGCCCCCGGCGCCGACTACACCGGC carries:
- a CDS encoding PadR family transcriptional regulator, encoding MAGKRKVDNLLALAVLATVVQRPMHRYEIASLIRAHGKDQQLDVKWGSLYTVVENLAKHGFLEVVGTSRQGARPERTVYRITEAGRRELEDWTRELIGTPAPEHTRFAAGLSVQMVLPPEEVIELLGNRLAALEEGIGARQNALAKTLETVPRLFLVEDEYALAMVRAEAAWVRGMLAELTSGTFPDLDAWHGYHEGAGLPQEMLDLHERGVSQD
- a CDS encoding cytochrome P450 — translated: MTESDIWFQDPYAAFAKERRSAGPAFVPALGAWVVARHDDVLDVLRRADEFSSANTLPRDEMLPDVVRAELADSIGGRPVVVNSDGAAHRRYRAPLLAGLTPARVERVVPFVQERAAALVDGFAGDGRVEFVGGYTSILASETIGRLIGLAPDEVAQAVYGTSQALVMYFFPVGDEHKAAAARTFGEMRAMIDEHVRARRAEPREDLCSALIAALAPDGGELTLDQRHEVASNVLNLFIAGFITATPLLGTMVLNLLRHREQWELLCAKPELIPAAVEEAMRYDTSMQSVRRITTAPATLAGVEIPAGSTLLVALASANRDPGVHDRADTFDITRPAGAGAAAGHLSFGHGPHACVGAQLFREEARATLRVLTERLPNLRLAPQEEGTMGRSAVPRDGSLQELNLVW
- a CDS encoding acyl-CoA dehydrogenase family protein; translated protein: MRRSVYTEDHEAFREMIRDFIAEEVVPVYPEWEKQGHPPREFYYRLGELGIFGIEVPEEYGGAGEANGFKYQAVTTEELMRAGVGFGGSSVHTGLVLPYLMEFANKEQKQRWLPDFVSGAMMTAIAMTEPGTGSDLAGIKTTAKLSEDGTHYVLNGAKTFITGGVLADRVLVVARTAPHDPDDRRAGLSILVVDTKSPGYAVGRKLEKIGLRTSDTAELSFTDVQVPVQDLLGEEGKAFSYLTHNLIPERLGIAVSAVAAADAAIHFAIGYTKERDVFGTPVASFQNTKFVLAECSSEVTAGQTMIDRAMDLYEAGDLTVADGAAVKLFTTEMASRVIDRCLQLHGGYGYMLEFPIAKLYTDNRVFRIYGGTSEVMKTVVAKSLGL